TCTTCCATTTTTACTATTATCATTGTGCCCTGTTAACCTATATAAATTAGTATACACCTTATTCTCTCTTATCCAATTACTTACAGTAGTCTTTCCACTTCCCTGAGCACCCTCAACTATAATAATACTATTCATCAAACCACTCCAATCTTCTCTTTCCCAATCTCATATCTAATGCTTTTTCATTTCTTGTATTATAAGGTAATAATATCCATTACACAAGTCCCTTAAAACTTAATTTTAAATCTAATAATGATAAGACTTTATCGATATTATATAACTTTAAATTTATTCTGCTTTGGAGTCTTTCTCTAACTTTTTTCTAATATTCATAGACATCTCCATTATTAAATGTAATAATTACCTTAAAGCTATAATCAGGATAATCATTATATTCCACAGGCGTGCCAGTTTCTGAATGTAAAATAGTTACCATATAATTGCCATATTCATCACCATTTTCATCTGTAGAAATTCCGTTATACTCTAATGAACCATATATTATTCTAGTAGTTTAACAAATACTTGAACAGGATGTGGATATCCTTCCTCTTCCATCAATATATCTTTACCTACAAATCCTTGTTTTTTATAAAAATTTCGTGCCGCCTTTCCATACTCATCATCGTACAAAAAAGTTTTAACTCGTATCTCTTTGGCATTAGCCAATTCACCTAACATATGTTTCATCAGTGAAGAGGCTACTCCTCTTTTTCTATAATCTGGATGTACTGCAAGCCAACTAATATGATTTTGATTTTGTGAATATGTCATAGCACCAATAATAGGTGTATCAGTTCTTATATAATCCTCCACATATATAGCTGTTCCTCTCTTCATATTCTTTATCATTGCAGAACGATAGTTATCATCATTTATTAAATCAATATTACAAAAATCTGGTTGTACAATAGCTGTTAAAGAAAACCATCTTTCCGCATCATCTAAAGTTGCATTTTTCACTATCCATTTACTTTCGCTCATTTAAACACCTCATTTCGATTCTGCTCAACGTAATGTTTATTTCGTGTTATCATTTTTCACAATATTTTTTAGAAATTTGGTAAGAATATATCATTAAAACAATACCATCTACTATAATGATTGTAAGCATTATAATAGTAGATTTTAAACCACCAATAATTGCGGATTCTAAGATTATAAATAATCCTGATATAATTAGAGAGATTCCTCCAAATCGATTGCTTTTAGCCCAAGTTATATCACTTTTTATACTCCAAACAGTCTCCTTACACCTACAATACTGTTTCGCCTTAAGGGATCTGACAGCACTTTAAAGGTATCAGTCAAGCCCATTCAACCACCACCTATTAAAAATTTTATTTAAATAGATTATAATATGTAAAAACAAAAAATCAATAGCTATTAAAAAACATTTTCAAATAGCTATTGATTTTTTATAATTTAACTTTGTATTTACATGTTCTGAACTTACCCTCAATCCAAAATGTTGCTTCATTCGTGATAAACCTTAATAAGAAGCATTTAGAATCCTCTACACCTTTTTTAAAGAAATTCCTATCACAATATTTATCAAACTCTTTTTTAATATTCATGTTGTTAGATAACGTTCCGTGTTCACGACGTTTCTCAACCTTAGAAGAATGTATGAAATAAATACTTGATTTAATCCATATGCTTAAATTTTATGAGTTCACATATAAGATAATTTCCTCTATGTTTTTCTTTTTAGTGAAATCTACAGGAACAGTATATGAAGCTAACATTCCTCTTTCATCAGGCATTAATGTTTTTTTCATTTTCAGCTTCCATTTTAATATTTTCATTAGAAGTTTATCCCCTAAGTTAAGTTTTTTGTAATCGAACCCACCTCTCAAATAAAAAAATTGTAGTTGTTTCTGTTGTTCTTTCGTGAAATTCTTATTTTTAACTTTTTCTATATCATCTTTTCTAGGAGGAGTTGCACCTGATGCAAAAACAACTATTCTTTTGTCTTTTAATCTATTTAAGTTTTTGGTAATTAGTTTTATTCCATTTATACCGACTGTATACAATCCACCGCCATAAATTATGGTGTCATAAGATTCAAGTTCTTTAATAGTAACTTTAGAATATTCCAATAGATCTGCTTCTAACTCTTCTGCAATCCATGTGGCATATTTTTTAACAAAGCCTGATTTAGACTTAAATACTACTATAGTCTTCATAATGTCAACCTCCTAGTTTATATATGTAAATAAAATACACTGTATCTCTGCGTCAAAAGAAGTATAAAAGTTTACAAAATTATCTGTTGCCTAACAGTTCTTCAATGGTCTTTCCTTGATACTTATCGCCATAAAATGTCTTACTTACTTGAATCTCTCCTATTATATGGCTATTAAACTCATTTAATTCCTCCGCTGGAACCCACATCTCTTGATGTATATTTCCTCCAACCACTTCTACCTTAAATTTACTGACGTAGCTATCATCAATCTCAAACTTCAATACTATACCAATGAAGTCTGATATTGCATCCTTAGTGTTCCAATTTGAAGCAATCTCAGTAGCATATTCTTCATTCAATACTGGATAAAAGAAACAACCATCAAATAATATTTCTAATTGATATATATATATTAATTACGGAAGCTATTAAACCTCTAGTGCTAACTCAATATTTGTTCAATGGAACTCTTGAATTCATCAGAAATATAAATATTATAGAAGTATTCAACTTCTTCCCCTTCATACTTTTCTGATTCAGGTCTTCCCTCGAAAATTGAAGAGAGATAATCCGACATCTTCAAATACTTTTGATAAGATTCATCATCAACATCTTCTAGAGATTCTGGTGTAATCATTCTGATATTAGACATTTGAGAGGCATATCTTATCTTCATAGTAGTATTACAGATTCCCCTTATCATATCTTGATGTTCTTTCAATGAGACTTCATCAATATCCCCTCTATCATACATATATTGATAACGTTTTAACTCCCCATTTAGCAAATTCATAGCCATGTACGTTGCTTGTACATCTCGCTCCAATTGATTTTGCTCCAATTTCAATTTTTGATTGTAAGCCCATATGGCAACTGTTGAAGTAACAACCAATAATATCATACCTATCAAAATTGTAATCCTACACTTATCTCTTTTAAATGATGTCAATTTATATGTTCCTCCTTATGCGGTTAGTGAGTCACTAACCAGATATCTTGTAAAACTATTAGTTATAGATACTTCTCCCCAAGATAGGTTATGAATTTTTCTTGTAACTGATTTTTTTGTTAATCCAAAAACTTCTAAATACATAGTTGGTGATTGAATAAACTCCTACAACTTATCATACCCAAACTCTGTAACAATAAATTCTACAATGGTATATGAATATTGATAACCATGTCTATTGAATTATTTTCAGTACTCAATAGAATCATTATATCACATTAGAGAAACATCACCTATTATACATTATTTTTTCTATAAGTTCTTTTAAAAAGATATGAAGCTTATCATTCATCTAATATTTTGTTACATGACCTATAACCCACCTATTTTATAGATATTGAACATGTTCTGGTAACCCATCAGTTTCCTTATGCTGGTAAATAATATCTTCAATTAACTTCCTAAGATCAAAGAGATTTCTTACTTTTTCATAATTTTCTTCATTTCCTTCTAAAGGAGTTATCTTACCTTCATTTACATTTATTGAATATGGACCAAGACTTTCAGTTGTCCAACTAATAGTATTCTCCTTACCATTTAATGTATAATTAAATGTACATTTTTCACATGGATTTATAACTAATCCTTTACTATTTCCAATATAACCTTTTTCCTTTGTAATCCGTCTATCTATTATAAATCTTTTAACCTTATCTTTTTCCTCTTTAGTTAATTCTAGATTAATAACTTTAATACCATCAACAGTATGCACTCGAAAACTATTGTCAAATGTAGAAATCTTATCATCTCCATTTACTGAAAATACAAGCGAAAATTCAAATTCATCTGATGAGCGTTTATTTTTTATAAATATTAACACAAGTATTATTATTGCCAAACATATTATTATTGTATATTTCTTAAATTTCATACTAATTCCTCTCCTATCTCTTTAGAAAAAAGCATTAAATTTACTTAGTATTATCCTCTTTATTGATTGCTTTTTGCCCAAGTTATATCACTATACTCCAAACATTACGTACACCTACAATACTGTTCCTCCTACTTTTAGGCATAATATTGCCAATAACAATTAATAATACACCTACAACAAAATTTGTGACTAAATTTATATCAATTGCCATATTATTTTTTTGTTTCAATATTCATATAAGATTTTATATGTAATCTACTACCTTTCGTCCTATTCTAAATAAAATAGGTAGTATAGCTAGCATAATACCACCAACTATTACTGTAGAGACTAAAACTTCAGTCAATGATATAACGTTACTTTTTACTGCAAAAGATATTAATAGACTATAGCACGGTACATTAAGTAATATTCCAGTTATTACCCCAGGAGCATACTGCCTTAATACTATTGTAGCAATTAAATGCAGAAAAATTGCGTTCAGTATCATTGCTCCAACAAAACCAAAATACACATATCTAATTATTCCATTATTAGCATAAAGCATATATAAAAATGAAAATAAATATGCTAAGAGTGTTATACATATCAATGCAAAAATAGAATTCATTTTTACCTACTGGTTTATGATACCGCTTCACTTTTTGAGACCAACTTGGTAACCATAAGGCCTCTTCAATATTATGTAATGTAATTGTTAACGGGAAAATCCAACTTAAATAATAAACTTATTTAAGTTAGCTGTAACTTATATATAGCGTCTTTTATTTCTTAATTCTCACTGGACTCGCCATGCCCTTTACTTACATTTTACAGTGATATTCAATAGTACCAACTCCACCTCCAAAGTATTCACCTGTGTAGGGATTTTGAGGGTTATGAAGATTAAACATAAAGCTATCTTTTCCGTACTTTTGGTTAGTTTGTACTTTTGCAAAATTCTCATTTATAGAAATATGTTTCACTTTACCACATATAGTGATATTAAAACTATTAGGACAAAGTTCTTTTTCCCACTCGTATTCACATTCAAGTTTTAAGAAACTCTCTTTAATTCTTGGTGCAGTAATTGCTTTTGATTTCTCAACTGTGAATCCCGATGATGTGATTTCATCTATATCTACATCATGCTTCTTTATTGTTTTCCAGCAACTGTCAAGATATTTTATATTCAAAAAATTGATACAGAATTCTTTATTCCGTTTGATATTTTCATAAGTATGGGTATGTTTCATTATACCCGACATTATAACATAGTAATTATCTCCTTCTCCAGTAAAACTCGACCAACTCTGAAATGAAGCATTAGGTAGTCCATTTCCCTTAAAGGTTGTAACCATAAACATAACATGTGGTATTGCACATACAAATTCCAACCAAGAAAATACTTTCCACTTACCTTCCCAATTTTCCTTAAAATAATCTGGTTTAATATTACTATGTTCAAAATCCATTATACTTTACCTCCTTATTTGGGTTCACATTAGAAGCATCTCTACAAACTTCTTAAAGCTATCTGCAATTGGTTCTTGGAACGATGCATTATATATTCTGCCATTATCAGGTCTAAGAAAAATGGTACCATCAATATCATTGCAAAAGATTTCTAGAAATCCATAGCGAAAATGTTCCTTCCCTATATTCTGCTCGGCTATATCTATAGAGGGCATATCATTATGAATCCCGTAAATGGGGTCACCATGTATCTCTGCATAATTCATCTCTTGTAGATATGCTACAAAATCCTCAGGTAAGCTAACATTCAACTTCTTCTCTAAATCACGGATTCTAACCAGTTCTACACCAGAACCAATATTCTCTTCACTATGTGCCTTCAACTTATCAAACTTATACGCTCTCCGTCCTACTCTTAAATCATAATAACTATAAGTACTATTACTTCTATGCCAGATCAATGAACCACAATCAGGACATTCATATAAACTTCCACTCAAATTAACCACCAACTTGTCAGCTTCTATTAGCTTACCACATTCTTCTGAATCCTTAGATATTAAGTGACTCTTGTCCCGAAAAACCTCATCTTCAATATACCGTTCATAATCATAATTGCGTATTACGACATAGCCTTCATCTGGAATAGGCGTCAAATCAAATATATAGCCACAAATACATCTTAACTTTGGCATAAAACTCCTCCTTGTTATTAAGTACAGTTATGTCTTCTAACGTCTCGTATATTTCTCTAACACAAAATTTATCCTTAATGTTTACTAAAACAGAACCCTTTGCTCCCTTATCAAATGCAATTAGCTTTAACTAAAATTTAATAGTTTATTTCTCGCAAAAAGCATATATTACAGACATCTTGATATAAATCACGTTCACACTGACCCTCATTGCTTTCCCTAAAGAGAGTGAAGGTACGTAGCGAACGGAAATATTTGTTATATGATACAAGCGTAATAATTCGCTCATTATTAATTAATACCTAAGAGCTAATCCATAGCTAAATAAATCTATTTTCTTGTTCATACATTAATACATCTTTCTGGTAATAATTTGCAAAACAACACTTTTTAACGAATAAATGTTTACAACACTTATGTCATAGATGTCTTTATATCATTTAAGACGTACATTGAAATCTTTTCATTATGCATCTCAATTTGTAAAATCAAGAAAAATCCTTAATATGTAATCCTCAGTAATATTCCTAAAAACAGGCTGAATAAAATACTGTACATAACCATTTCTAATTGAAATTTTACAATTATATTCTTCTTGATATACTGTTTTTTAAAGTATACAAATCCTTCTATGTTATCAATGAATGGTGATACAGCAGAAATATGGGTATAAATAAACATTAGACTGCAAAAAAAGGTTACTTGTAATACAAATGATAGTTCTAATAGACTGTTCAATATTGGCAATAGAACAATTGACATCAGAAATCCTCTTAAAATTTGAGCTGGTAAAAAACACTTTGAAACATACATACTCTCTTCTTTATTTGACATATCTCTTAAGAAATCACAATGTCTGGTTTTGTTTTCATAAATCTCTTTGCTTACCTTTAGTGCTATAACTCCTGCAAATGTATAAGCTACCACATGACTAAAAATAAATAGTAAACTAAATTTTACGTATTCCACTATATTACCTCCTTTTTTTAAATATCATCATCCTTTTTATAATA
The window above is part of the Vallitalea guaymasensis genome. Proteins encoded here:
- a CDS encoding GNAT family N-acetyltransferase, which gives rise to MSESKWIVKNATLDDAERWFSLTAIVQPDFCNIDLINDDNYRSAMIKNMKRGTAIYVEDYIRTDTPIIGAMTYSQNQNHISWLAVHPDYRKRGVASSLMKHMLGELANAKEIRVKTFLYDDEYGKAARNFYKKQGFVGKDILMEEEGYPHPVQVFVKLLE
- a CDS encoding SdpI family protein, whose protein sequence is MKSDITWAKSNRFGGISLIISGLFIILESAIIGGLKSTIIMLTIIIVDGIVLMIYSYQISKKYCEK
- a CDS encoding flavodoxin domain-containing protein, whose protein sequence is MKTIVVFKSKSGFVKKYATWIAEELEADLLEYSKVTIKELESYDTIIYGGGLYTVGINGIKLITKNLNRLKDKRIVVFASGATPPRKDDIEKVKNKNFTKEQQKQLQFFYLRGGFDYKKLNLGDKLLMKILKWKLKMKKTLMPDERGMLASYTVPVDFTKKKNIEEIILYVNS
- a CDS encoding flavin reductase family protein; amino-acid sequence: MDFEHSNIKPDYFKENWEGKWKVFSWLEFVCAIPHVMFMVTTFKGNGLPNASFQSWSSFTGEGDNYYVIMSGIMKHTHTYENIKRNKEFCINFLNIKYLDSCWKTIKKHDVDIDEITSSGFTVEKSKAITAPRIKESFLKLECEYEWEKELCPNSFNITICGKVKHISINENFAKVQTNQKYGKDSFMFNLHNPQNPYTGEYFGGGVGTIEYHCKM
- a CDS encoding SMI1/KNR4 family protein; this encodes MPKLRCICGYIFDLTPIPDEGYVVIRNYDYERYIEDEVFRDKSHLISKDSEECGKLIEADKLVVNLSGSLYECPDCGSLIWHRSNSTYSYYDLRVGRRAYKFDKLKAHSEENIGSGVELVRIRDLEKKLNVSLPEDFVAYLQEMNYAEIHGDPIYGIHNDMPSIDIAEQNIGKEHFRYGFLEIFCNDIDGTIFLRPDNGRIYNASFQEPIADSFKKFVEMLLM